Below is a genomic region from Spirosoma radiotolerans.
GGCGGTCGCCCAGCCTGTTTTTGAGTAGACGCAACTGGATGTATTTTAGGGCAAACGTCCAGAACTTCCCAATGATGTGGGTAAACTTATGGTAGCGATGTATCCAAAGGTCCTGAAAGCGCGGTCCTTCCGTCATATTTAGCGAGATTCTAAAAGCGCAATGACTTTATTAAATGGCTTTTTTAACAGTTTACGGACCCGTACGTACCGCACCGCTTTGGGTGGTTTGATGTAGACGCAGGAATAGGCCCGATACAATTCATTGTGATTGGCCAGTAATCGGGTACGATACAAATCAAACAAGGGTCTTACATCAGGCCGCTGCTGTTCGGGCCGGTCAAGATAGCGAGCCGGTACGGCAGTTGTTTTTGAGCCAGCGCTGGCGAAGCCAAAGCGCGTTTGATGTTTAGAAATATCGTCTGGCTTACTGGGGTTATAGCCACTGAAATGAAAAAACTGCAAGAGCTCCATTGGTTTGGTTGAAGCGGATTCTCTGCTGTTACTCACCAGCCACTCGCCTTGATCGTTTTGAGTAATGTATCGTTCGTGCAGATTCCAGTAAGCCATATTGTAGCCTAAATGATGGTCGATAAGGACATTTTCGTGATAAATCGGGGCGAAGTTGACCCAATGTTGATCAACAAAAAGACCGGCACAGAGGTCGATTCGGCATTCATACACCAAACGGTCTTTCCACCAATCAACGAATTGACGGGCGGTGGCATTGTTGCTGAGGCCAATAAAGCCAAGGTTATAGATGCCTGTATTGAGGTGGTGCTGCTCGTTTGGCAGCTCCCAGTCGGGAATCGGCGACAGGGTGTGGGGCGTTAATACCAGGCTATGGGTTGTCAGTGCGTCGTTTAATTCATGCAGCGGCTGAAACACAATAATATCCGGGTCGAAATAAATGACCTGGCTGGCCTCCGGGTAAGTCTTATAGAGGTAATCGATGTAAAAAGGCTTTACGGCTGTGTTCAATTCCGTTATGTCATAGCGGTCGCACATAGCCGCAAAATCAGGAATCCCGATGGTATGCACTTCGATCATTGGATAATCGGGCAGCAGCGTATCGGGTAAATTGGCTTCACTTAGCTTATCGACCAGGCCAATCAGATAGGTGTAATCTGGATTGGTTTCTCGCAGTGAATCGCCCAGGGTTCGAGCCTGAGCTAAATAATTTATGGAGCAGATTGTAAATGCAATGGTCATAGATTAGGCACGGCAAAGCAAATAGATTAGATAGGCCGTTGCTTAATGCCGGGTCAGTTTAGTAAACAAAGTTACGAGAGTTTCGATGCTTTGTTGTGCTGGATGTCGTTCCAGAATTTTCTGACCCAGTCGTCTGCCCATGGTTTGGCGCAGTTCGGGTGTGTGGAGCAACTCAAGCGTTCGGTTGCTCATGGCATCGAGATCCAGATAAGGCACAACGAATCCGCCGTCGTCTTCGATCAGTTCGGGCGAGCCACCGGCTTTGTCGAAACAAACCACAGGAACATGACATAAGCCAGCCTCAAAGACAACAAGTGGATAGGGATCTTCGCGCGAGCAAAGCACAAAAACGTCGAATCGGCTCATGTACCGCAACACATCGGGCGTTGGCGGAATCAGATGCACCCGATCAGCCAGGCCCGCCTTTCGAATATCGACCAGCAAATCATCGCGCAAGGTACCCGCCGGTACACCCACCCAGACAAAATGAATGGGGCGGCCGGTGGCTGTTTCGCGGCCAATCACCTGGCGGGCCAGGGTAACGAACAGGTCATTACCTTTGCGCCACTCGGCATTTCCGCAGCCACCCACAATGAGCGCATTGTCTGGCAGGCCCAACGACGGATAAATACTGGGTTGCTCAAGCGCTTTCTGGACGTTACGCTCCAGCGAAGGGGTATCGATCAGTGTATAAAGCGTAATGCGGGCGGGGTCGAAGCCGTGTTCTTCCGCATAATAAGCGGCTGTTGCTTTCGATACGGACAGTAATTGAGTAGTTCGACGCAGCAGATAGGCCAGTTCATCGGGGCGGGTATATATCCGCACCGACATATCCAACTCGTGCACGAAGGTAACGATCGGCGTCTTTTCCGGAATGGCCAACTGACCAAACCAACGGCTGCTGGTAACGGTGTTGACCAAGACCAGATCAAATGTATCGAGTGCCAGTTCTTCCCTGATGGCCTGTTGGCGGGCTCTTTGTTTGCGGGCATAAAACCGCTCCCAAAGACCGAGCTTTCCCAATACTTTATCCGCCAGGTCGTTGACGACAAAGCGGTCGGGGGCAGGCCAGAGCGTGACGGGGCAAATAGCCTTGTACTCGTCCAAAAGCGGGCCGCCTTCACCTAACAGCAGATGCATCGACAGACCCTCTGCCTTCAGCAAACGCATCAGGTTCAGTAAGACAAGTTGCGCGCCAGCGCGGTTGGCATCGTGGCCGATGAGAAGCGTTTTCAGGGTATTGGGGTGGGTTTACGGTTTATGGTATTCAGTTTGTAGTCTACGGTTGGCTGGCGCATGTGTAATGCTTTCGCCGGTTCGCCAGCGCAGTCAACAAACCACAAACCGAATACCGTAAACTTAATACGCTTCGTAACTTGGTTTGGGGAGTTTTTTGGCGGGGTTGCCCAGGTACAAGCCCCACTCGTCGGTGTCTTTATAAATAGCCGACGCCATACCAACGAGCGTGCCTGTACCGATATGAAGAAAATCGCGGATGGTGCTGTTTACCCCAAAAAAGCAGTACGGTTCAATCACGCAATGCCCGGACATGACCACATGCGACGTAAAGAAAACATGGTCTTTTATCTGACCATGATGCCCGATGTGGTTGCCGCTCCAAAGTACAACATTGTTGCCAATGGTCGTAAAGGGCTGAATGGTATTGTCTTCCAGAATAAAGCAGTTTTCGCCAATCTGGTTGCCAAACAACGTCGCTTTTGAACTGATGTACGAAATGAACTCATACCCTTTCGCTTTGGCTTCGAGGTAGATTCGCTCACGGTTTCGGTTCATATTCCGCCCGGTCATCGGGGCGAAAAACTTATATTCCTGGGGAGAAAACAGTGTTTCGACCTCCTCAAACGCGACCAGCGGTAATCCTTGGAATTCGGTACCGGTCATGTATTCCCGACTGACGGTAAAGGCCGCTACGTCATGTTCCGAGTCGTGCGTAAGGTAAAAGTGGGCCAGTTCAGCCGTGTCCATTACCCCAAAAATGATAACTTTCGCCATAGTTTAAAGAGTGAAAGAGCGAAAGAGCGAGTTAGTGAATGATCGGAGCCTGTTGTTATGTCTTGCTGCTCTTTCATTCGTTCGCTCTTTCACCTTTTGTTTACACTAATTCATACTCACCCAGCAGTACCCGAACAGTATCGATGTCGTTAAACATCAGGACGTCCAGAATTGAGAGCCAGGGAACAAACGCACTGCGGCCGAATTGCGGATATTGTACCGGTTTGGCCTTGATAAAATTTAGTTTGATGCCGCTTTCTTCAAAGGTTGGCTTATCGTATAATTCGATGCCGCCAATTGGGTTGATATACCGGGTGGCGCTTTCCTGCCGACAAATATCCAGGATACGCTCCTGGGCCTTCAAATCTGCATTCGAGTAAATTGACGAAGAGGCAACCAGCCGGGTGGTAATGCCCAGATATTGATTCAGTTCGATAAGACTAAAGTAGACTAAGTCGGCAATTGAATCGGTTGCAAAATTGATTATTTTTTCGGTTATCGGCATAACCTGTTGATAACAGGGCGCTTTCCGATACCCCTGCTCAATGGTTCTCAGCAATTTACTGCGCCACTTCGGATCGTCGGCCAGGTGTACCTCGTTGATGCGTTTATTCTGGCTGGCATCTTTGAGCGGAATGGTGAACAAGTGTTCCTGCCCGTTGATCAATAATCGATTGCGGTTTATCCAGCCCCGGTTAATAAACGATACGTCGTCGTACAGAATAAACGTATCGACAGCATCCATCAGTTGCATGTAGCCGATGTAGGGCAGGAAATAAGGCTGCATGATGGCAAGGGTCATTGACTTATCAATTAGTGCAGTTTTCGTAAATAATAATCTTCACCCGGCACAATCA
It encodes:
- a CDS encoding glycosyltransferase family protein; its protein translation is MTIAFTICSINYLAQARTLGDSLRETNPDYTYLIGLVDKLSEANLPDTLLPDYPMIEVHTIGIPDFAAMCDRYDITELNTAVKPFYIDYLYKTYPEASQVIYFDPDIIVFQPLHELNDALTTHSLVLTPHTLSPIPDWELPNEQHHLNTGIYNLGFIGLSNNATARQFVDWWKDRLVYECRIDLCAGLFVDQHWVNFAPIYHENVLIDHHLGYNMAYWNLHERYITQNDQGEWLVSNSRESASTKPMELLQFFHFSGYNPSKPDDISKHQTRFGFASAGSKTTAVPARYLDRPEQQRPDVRPLFDLYRTRLLANHNELYRAYSCVYIKPPKAVRYVRVRKLLKKPFNKVIALLESR
- a CDS encoding glycosyltransferase family 4 protein; this translates as MRLLKAEGLSMHLLLGEGGPLLDEYKAICPVTLWPAPDRFVVNDLADKVLGKLGLWERFYARKQRARQQAIREELALDTFDLVLVNTVTSSRWFGQLAIPEKTPIVTFVHELDMSVRIYTRPDELAYLLRRTTQLLSVSKATAAYYAEEHGFDPARITLYTLIDTPSLERNVQKALEQPSIYPSLGLPDNALIVGGCGNAEWRKGNDLFVTLARQVIGRETATGRPIHFVWVGVPAGTLRDDLLVDIRKAGLADRVHLIPPTPDVLRYMSRFDVFVLCSREDPYPLVVFEAGLCHVPVVCFDKAGGSPELIEDDGGFVVPYLDLDAMSNRTLELLHTPELRQTMGRRLGQKILERHPAQQSIETLVTLFTKLTRH
- a CDS encoding WbqC family protein, which encodes MTLAIMQPYFLPYIGYMQLMDAVDTFILYDDVSFINRGWINRNRLLINGQEHLFTIPLKDASQNKRINEVHLADDPKWRSKLLRTIEQGYRKAPCYQQVMPITEKIINFATDSIADLVYFSLIELNQYLGITTRLVASSSIYSNADLKAQERILDICRQESATRYINPIGGIELYDKPTFEESGIKLNFIKAKPVQYPQFGRSAFVPWLSILDVLMFNDIDTVRVLLGEYELV
- a CDS encoding acetyltransferase; translation: MAKVIIFGVMDTAELAHFYLTHDSEHDVAAFTVSREYMTGTEFQGLPLVAFEEVETLFSPQEYKFFAPMTGRNMNRNRERIYLEAKAKGYEFISYISSKATLFGNQIGENCFILEDNTIQPFTTIGNNVVLWSGNHIGHHGQIKDHVFFTSHVVMSGHCVIEPYCFFGVNSTIRDFLHIGTGTLVGMASAIYKDTDEWGLYLGNPAKKLPKPSYEAY